From a single Lactococcus carnosus genomic region:
- a CDS encoding 2-hydroxyacyl-CoA dehydratase, with protein MYKAGIDVGSTTVKMVVFDDNYEMKFSRYERHFSDVKTATIKVLQEMMCELGDIPFTFSITGSGGMGLSDVIGATFIQEVIASTLTIEKFIPQTDVMIELGGEDAKMTFFDGAMEQRMNGSCAGGTGAFIDQMAELLKVDAAGVNELAKNYQNLYPIASRCGVFAKTDVQPLLNEGVRKEDIAASIFQAVVNQTVAGLAAGRRITGNIAFLGGPLYFMSELRKRFIETLNIKPENVVFPEYPQLFVAMGAALDEENATEFSASKIIHQLENDNSENLVPQDTMDVLFESEADLAAFRARHAKASAAHKLLSEHHGAAYLGIDAGSTTTKLVLIDDEGNLLFEHYGSNNGDPLDSVLTVMTTLYNEMPDDVYIAKSAVTGYGEQLIKAAIKVDIGEVETMAHYKAADFFQPGVDFIIDIGGQDMKAMKIRDGALSSIQLNEACSSGCGSFIETFAKSLKYDVKEFAQAALLTKHPVDLGSKCTVFMNSKVKQVQKEGATVGDISAGLSYSVIKNALYKVIKVKRPEDLGDKIVVQGGTFYNEAVLRAFEKISGRQVVRPSIAGLMGAYGCALIAMENGSDDTGLSTILDLASLQAFQTTKEFTTCGLCENMCKMTLTVFNDGSKFVSGNRCERGAEKAKQIKVDKRDKKVNLVDYKYKKLFKFKSLSKKKAMHGEIGIPRVLNMYENYPLWHTMLTDLGFRVVLSPKSDKALYEKGIETIPSDTVCYPAKLSHGHIMSLIEKDVPTIFYPSVLYERQEDASAQNHYNCPIVQSYPEVIKNNIDEIRNGQVGYIHPFINLADPANMTDNLYQALSDFEITKAEVAAAVKHGFEEMDAFKQDIRKQAEDLMMQINLNHEKAIVLSGRPYHLDPEINHGIANIITQEGFHVLTEDAIAHLSEVGGLRVVNQWVYHSRLYGAARVVAKNKNLELVQLNSFGCGLDAVTTDQVEEIMQAHHKLYTVLKIDEGSNMGAIRIRLRSLKAAVNERDKRPKMPELAEADYHEMVESHPVFTKEMKQKHTLLMPMLSPIHQEGLIDEAFKQSGYNVVLLPEDKAAINSGLKFVNNDSCYPAIISIGQLIHALASGDYDVNNTSVLMTQTGGGCRATNYIPLLRKALKDAGFAQVPVVSLSMGNKGTEQSDGFKLTVPLMVRVVIGALYGDLFERVVYRTRPYEISKGQIDALHAKWLEKAKHNMKSGSIFEFNRNMKQIVREFDEISLRDIKKPRVGVVGEILVKYSKTANNDIVSIIESEGAEAVVPDIIGFMNYSLYNQIWKSDNLGMGKKAKYFARAFINIIQMMEKPMNKALKASKRFDGLHSIDALAADTEKIISIGNHTGEGWFLTGEMIELLQDGVDNIVCLQPFGCLPNHIVGKGMTKELRRQYPRANIAPIDYDPSVSVVNQLNRIRLMMATAKKQLKKDMEMHV; from the coding sequence ATGTATAAAGCAGGGATTGATGTTGGCTCAACAACAGTGAAGATGGTCGTTTTTGATGATAACTATGAGATGAAATTCTCTCGTTATGAACGCCATTTTTCAGATGTGAAAACAGCCACCATCAAAGTACTCCAAGAGATGATGTGTGAACTGGGTGACATTCCCTTCACTTTTTCGATTACAGGTTCAGGTGGTATGGGGCTATCTGATGTGATCGGGGCAACCTTCATTCAGGAAGTTATCGCCTCTACTTTAACAATCGAGAAATTTATTCCACAAACAGATGTGATGATTGAACTAGGTGGAGAAGATGCCAAGATGACCTTCTTTGATGGGGCCATGGAACAGCGGATGAACGGGTCTTGTGCTGGTGGAACTGGTGCGTTTATCGACCAAATGGCTGAACTATTAAAAGTAGATGCTGCTGGCGTGAATGAGCTTGCTAAAAACTATCAAAATCTTTATCCAATAGCCAGTCGCTGTGGTGTATTTGCCAAAACAGATGTGCAACCTCTATTAAATGAAGGGGTACGTAAGGAAGACATCGCCGCAAGTATCTTTCAGGCTGTTGTCAATCAGACCGTTGCTGGATTAGCCGCGGGTCGCAGAATAACCGGGAATATCGCCTTTTTAGGTGGCCCACTCTATTTCATGAGTGAACTCCGCAAACGGTTTATCGAAACCTTGAATATCAAACCTGAAAATGTCGTATTTCCTGAATATCCGCAACTTTTTGTCGCCATGGGTGCCGCATTAGACGAAGAAAATGCAACTGAATTTTCTGCTTCAAAAATTATTCATCAATTAGAAAATGACAACTCTGAAAACTTAGTCCCGCAAGATACGATGGACGTCTTATTTGAGAGTGAAGCAGACTTAGCAGCCTTTAGGGCTAGACATGCCAAAGCATCTGCTGCTCATAAATTACTTTCTGAGCATCATGGTGCAGCCTATCTTGGGATTGATGCTGGATCGACCACGACAAAACTTGTCTTGATCGATGACGAAGGTAATCTATTATTTGAGCATTATGGGTCAAACAATGGCGATCCACTTGATTCAGTATTGACCGTCATGACGACACTTTACAATGAGATGCCTGATGATGTTTATATTGCCAAATCAGCTGTCACAGGATACGGGGAACAACTGATCAAAGCTGCTATAAAAGTCGACATCGGTGAAGTTGAAACCATGGCGCACTACAAAGCAGCTGACTTTTTCCAACCTGGTGTAGATTTTATCATCGACATCGGTGGGCAAGATATGAAGGCGATGAAGATTCGGGATGGGGCCTTATCAAGCATTCAGCTAAATGAAGCCTGTAGTTCTGGTTGTGGCTCTTTTATCGAAACCTTCGCCAAGTCCTTGAAATATGACGTTAAAGAGTTTGCCCAAGCAGCTTTGTTGACCAAACATCCAGTTGATCTCGGCTCAAAATGTACGGTCTTTATGAACTCGAAAGTCAAACAGGTTCAAAAAGAGGGGGCGACTGTTGGTGACATCTCTGCCGGTTTGTCGTATTCTGTCATCAAAAATGCCCTTTATAAAGTGATAAAAGTCAAACGTCCAGAAGATTTGGGAGACAAAATCGTCGTCCAAGGTGGGACTTTCTATAATGAAGCTGTTTTACGTGCCTTTGAAAAGATATCTGGTCGTCAAGTGGTGCGTCCCTCTATAGCAGGACTCATGGGGGCATATGGCTGTGCCCTAATCGCCATGGAAAATGGGTCAGACGACACAGGCCTCTCTACGATTCTAGATTTGGCCTCACTGCAAGCTTTTCAGACAACAAAAGAATTTACGACCTGTGGTCTCTGTGAGAACATGTGTAAGATGACCTTGACCGTTTTTAATGATGGGTCTAAATTTGTCTCTGGTAATCGCTGTGAACGTGGTGCAGAAAAGGCCAAGCAGATTAAAGTCGATAAACGTGATAAAAAAGTTAATCTCGTTGACTATAAATATAAAAAACTCTTTAAGTTTAAATCGTTGAGTAAGAAAAAAGCGATGCACGGGGAGATTGGTATCCCGCGTGTCTTGAATATGTATGAAAACTATCCACTCTGGCATACGATGCTAACAGACTTAGGGTTTAGGGTTGTCTTATCACCGAAATCAGACAAGGCACTATACGAAAAAGGGATAGAGACGATTCCATCTGATACCGTTTGCTATCCAGCCAAACTGAGTCATGGTCATATCATGAGCTTGATAGAGAAGGATGTACCAACGATTTTCTATCCATCTGTCTTGTATGAACGTCAAGAAGATGCAAGTGCTCAAAACCATTATAACTGCCCGATTGTCCAGTCTTACCCTGAGGTCATTAAAAATAATATCGATGAAATCAGAAATGGTCAAGTTGGCTACATTCATCCTTTCATCAACTTAGCTGATCCAGCCAATATGACCGACAATCTCTACCAAGCTTTGTCAGATTTTGAGATCACAAAAGCAGAGGTTGCAGCTGCAGTCAAACACGGCTTTGAAGAGATGGATGCTTTCAAGCAAGACATTCGGAAGCAGGCAGAAGACCTGATGATGCAGATCAATTTAAATCATGAAAAAGCCATCGTCTTGTCTGGCAGACCCTATCATTTAGATCCTGAAATCAATCACGGTATTGCAAATATCATCACACAAGAAGGCTTTCATGTCTTGACTGAAGATGCCATTGCCCATTTATCAGAAGTGGGTGGCTTACGTGTGGTAAATCAATGGGTCTATCATTCACGCTTGTATGGAGCTGCACGTGTCGTTGCTAAAAATAAAAATCTCGAACTGGTGCAACTTAACAGTTTTGGCTGTGGTCTGGATGCAGTCACAACCGACCAGGTCGAAGAAATCATGCAAGCTCATCACAAACTTTATACCGTCTTAAAAATAGACGAAGGGTCAAATATGGGGGCAATTCGGATTCGCTTGCGGTCGCTTAAAGCGGCGGTAAACGAACGAGACAAACGACCAAAAATGCCAGAGTTAGCTGAGGCTGACTATCACGAGATGGTCGAAAGTCATCCAGTTTTCACAAAAGAAATGAAACAAAAGCATACCTTACTCATGCCCATGTTATCGCCTATTCACCAGGAAGGTTTGATAGACGAAGCCTTCAAACAATCAGGCTATAATGTGGTCCTATTACCAGAAGATAAGGCAGCTATCAACTCAGGGCTTAAGTTTGTCAATAATGATTCGTGCTACCCAGCAATTATTTCGATCGGTCAATTAATACATGCACTAGCATCAGGTGACTATGATGTCAATAACACCTCTGTTTTGATGACACAAACAGGTGGTGGTTGTAGGGCGACTAACTACATCCCCTTGCTCAGAAAAGCACTTAAGGATGCTGGCTTTGCACAGGTCCCTGTTGTCTCTCTTTCGATGGGCAATAAAGGCACTGAGCAGTCAGATGGTTTCAAACTGACAGTACCGCTCATGGTTCGTGTCGTTATCGGGGCGCTATACGGTGACTTGTTTGAGCGCGTGGTTTATCGGACAAGACCCTATGAAATCAGTAAGGGCCAGATAGATGCCCTACATGCTAAATGGCTGGAAAAAGCCAAACACAACATGAAATCAGGGTCAATATTTGAGTTCAATCGTAACATGAAACAGATTGTCCGTGAATTTGATGAGATTTCGCTTCGTGATATCAAAAAACCTCGCGTTGGTGTTGTTGGTGAGATACTGGTCAAGTACTCTAAAACAGCCAATAATGACATCGTCAGCATTATCGAGTCTGAAGGGGCAGAAGCTGTGGTACCAGATATTATCGGCTTTATGAACTACTCATTATACAACCAAATCTGGAAATCAGATAACCTTGGCATGGGTAAAAAAGCCAAATACTTTGCGCGTGCCTTTATCAATATCATTCAGATGATGGAAAAACCTATGAATAAGGCACTCAAAGCTTCCAAACGTTTTGATGGGCTTCATTCCATAGATGCCTTAGCAGCAGATACTGAAAAAATTATCTCGATCGGTAATCATACGGGTGAAGGCTGGTTCTTGACAGGTGAGATGATCGAGCTGTTACAAGATGGTGTTGATAATATCGTCTGTCTCCAACCTTTCGGTTGCCTGCCCAATCATATCGTAGGGAAAGGGATGACCAAGGAATTACGCCGTCAATATCCTAGAGCAAATATTGCACCGATTGATTATGATCCATCCGTATCGGTTGTCAATCAGCTTAATAGAATTCGCTTGATGATGGCAACAGCTAAAAAACAATTGAAAAAAGATATGGAGATGCATGTCTAA
- a CDS encoding class I SAM-dependent methyltransferase, which produces MSNQFQKMYYAENPDAAHDIHQLDTELLAQNVSFTTDAGVFSKKAIDFGSQVLLSAVNFEAKSTLLDVGCGYGPIGITLAKAQGVIPTMIDVNLRALALSEKNAEKNKVTATIFQSNLYDKVVGTYDNIISNPPIRAGKDVVHGVITGAFGHLNLAGTLTIVIQKKQGAPSAKAKMATVFGNCEVIKKDKGYFILQSVKETRFNTDIL; this is translated from the coding sequence ATGTCTAACCAATTTCAAAAAATGTACTATGCAGAAAATCCAGATGCTGCACATGATATTCATCAACTTGATACTGAGTTATTAGCGCAAAACGTATCATTTACAACCGATGCTGGTGTATTTAGTAAAAAAGCCATTGACTTTGGGAGTCAAGTGCTTTTAAGTGCGGTTAATTTTGAGGCAAAGTCAACTTTATTAGATGTTGGCTGTGGATATGGCCCTATTGGCATTACCTTAGCTAAAGCACAAGGGGTTATCCCTACCATGATCGATGTGAATCTACGTGCCCTTGCCTTATCAGAGAAAAATGCTGAGAAAAATAAGGTCACAGCAACTATTTTTCAGTCAAATCTATACGATAAAGTGGTAGGCACTTACGATAACATCATCTCAAATCCCCCTATCAGAGCAGGAAAAGACGTTGTTCATGGTGTCATTACTGGGGCATTTGGCCACCTTAACTTGGCTGGCACACTGACCATCGTCATTCAGAAAAAACAAGGGGCACCTAGTGCTAAAGCAAAAATGGCAACAGTGTTTGGTAACTGTGAGGTCATCAAAAAAGATAAGGGCTATTTTATTTTACAGTCTGTTAAAGAGACACGATTTAATACCGATATACTATAG
- a CDS encoding TetR/AcrR family transcriptional regulator produces MTKKIDLRVKRTNKLITQAFIKLLGSKTFDKITINDISDEAMINRATFYSHFKDKFDLFENIIDKFLGDFADVLDTENLVEENAINVKKIEGALTKFYDFVNENPDLAKIFITHSNKEILSKRLLMILSERYSEIFDSLDVRNEDLKIPTDFVVSYITSIFIGTVNWWIEQKNHEMSANEFASLVIKLISNGHLTVLGVNINRD; encoded by the coding sequence ATGACAAAAAAAATTGATTTACGTGTTAAGCGCACCAACAAACTGATTACACAAGCCTTTATTAAATTATTGGGTAGCAAGACATTTGATAAAATTACCATTAATGACATCTCAGATGAGGCGATGATCAATCGTGCGACATTCTACAGTCATTTCAAAGATAAATTTGATCTTTTTGAAAACATTATAGACAAATTTTTAGGCGATTTTGCTGATGTCTTAGATACTGAAAATTTAGTTGAAGAAAATGCGATAAACGTCAAAAAAATAGAGGGTGCCTTGACTAAATTCTATGACTTCGTCAATGAAAACCCTGATTTAGCTAAAATTTTCATCACACATAGTAATAAGGAAATTTTATCAAAAAGATTGCTGATGATTCTTTCTGAGAGATACTCAGAAATTTTTGATAGCTTAGATGTCCGAAATGAGGACTTGAAGATTCCGACTGATTTTGTCGTATCCTATATCACAAGTATCTTCATCGGCACGGTAAACTGGTGGATTGAACAAAAAAATCACGAGATGTCAGCAAATGAATTTGCGTCTCTCGTGATTAAATTGATTTCAAACGGTCATTTGACAGTCTTAGGTGTCAATATTAACCGGGATTAA
- a CDS encoding GDSL-type esterase/lipase family protein: protein MKIAVFGDSISTHIEMEVMTQALLTESGISAQVERFAVAGEDTNVAMNRLAGVVASRADYYYIFFGANDAAVHRQISPSQFADNLTTFVTALGAGKTTILTPPYVNETAIAKTQKMLGRTNAGFVPYVEIAKQVASQTGAGLIGLNQAMLASQNPDDLLVSDGVHFTTKGYQLITSLIAADVRTREFKKKHV, encoded by the coding sequence GTGAAAATTGCAGTATTTGGTGATTCCATCTCGACACATATAGAAATGGAAGTGATGACGCAAGCACTGCTGACTGAATCAGGCATATCAGCACAAGTTGAACGCTTTGCTGTCGCAGGTGAGGATACGAATGTGGCTATGAACCGCTTAGCAGGTGTGGTTGCGTCAAGAGCTGATTATTACTATATCTTCTTTGGTGCAAATGACGCAGCAGTTCACAGACAGATATCGCCAAGTCAGTTTGCGGATAACCTAACTACATTTGTCACAGCACTTGGTGCAGGAAAAACGACGATTTTGACCCCACCCTATGTTAATGAAACAGCTATCGCTAAGACACAGAAGATGTTAGGCAGAACAAATGCAGGATTTGTGCCTTATGTCGAGATAGCTAAGCAAGTGGCTAGTCAAACAGGTGCAGGTCTGATTGGGCTAAATCAAGCCATGCTTGCAAGTCAAAATCCAGATGACTTACTTGTATCAGATGGGGTTCATTTTACGACTAAGGGCTATCAACTGATTACATCACTGATTGCAGCTGATGTTAGGACTAGGGAGTTTAAAAAAAAGCATGTCTAA
- a CDS encoding cobalamin-independent methionine synthase II family protein, with protein sequence MSEKFQIVGSLLRPKGLLDYKNQIQVRDDITYPFYEDFEGYQATETQAIQEVIKKQIDHHISIVSDGEFSKSLWHLDFVWGLKGVRRFLATQGYLFRDTDAAQDYETRRDIGLTFTEKLSGKNHHFIEIYKEILANAGDHTTKLCIPSPSHIFGEWSFTQEAKATQEKDPEAYYHDASDFKADLAAAYKEFLSEYVAVGGKIIQFDDCLWERFSADNPHSTLNDEASDQEKNEALAQTFIDLNNDVIDYSHSLGLAVWTHNCRGNYDSRYLSGGSYETIANLFLKQQHYDRFFLEWDDERAGNLSALEVFRDRPETEVVLGFLSSKTATLDDEARVIALLEQASQIIPKERLYLSHQCGFASCDSGNELSESQQWAKIDQGQALALAFFGE encoded by the coding sequence ATGAGTGAAAAATTTCAAATTGTAGGTAGTTTGTTGAGACCAAAAGGTTTACTTGATTATAAGAACCAGATTCAAGTAAGAGATGATATTACCTATCCCTTTTATGAAGATTTTGAAGGCTATCAAGCGACTGAAACACAAGCTATTCAGGAGGTCATTAAAAAGCAAATTGACCATCATATCTCGATTGTTTCAGATGGTGAGTTTTCTAAGTCCCTTTGGCACCTGGACTTTGTCTGGGGACTCAAAGGTGTTCGTCGTTTCCTAGCAACGCAGGGCTATCTCTTTAGAGATACGGATGCAGCGCAAGACTATGAAACACGTCGTGACATCGGCTTGACCTTTACTGAAAAATTAAGTGGCAAAAATCATCATTTTATTGAGATATACAAAGAAATTTTAGCTAATGCTGGCGATCATACGACTAAATTATGTATCCCATCTCCTTCTCATATTTTTGGGGAGTGGTCATTTACACAAGAGGCAAAAGCGACGCAAGAAAAAGACCCAGAAGCCTACTATCATGATGCATCTGACTTTAAGGCCGATTTAGCAGCAGCCTATAAGGAATTTTTATCAGAGTATGTTGCCGTTGGCGGAAAAATCATCCAGTTTGATGACTGTCTATGGGAAAGATTTTCAGCAGATAATCCACATTCTACCTTAAATGATGAAGCAAGTGATCAAGAAAAAAATGAAGCCTTGGCACAAACTTTTATTGACCTTAATAATGATGTGATAGACTATAGTCATAGCCTTGGCTTAGCAGTCTGGACACATAATTGTCGTGGTAACTACGATTCTAGATACTTGAGTGGTGGGTCATATGAAACGATAGCAAATCTATTTTTAAAACAACAACATTACGATCGCTTCTTTTTGGAGTGGGATGATGAGCGTGCCGGTAATCTCTCAGCACTTGAAGTGTTCAGAGACAGACCTGAGACAGAAGTTGTGCTAGGATTTTTATCAAGTAAGACAGCAACGTTAGACGACGAGGCGCGCGTGATTGCCTTACTTGAACAAGCTAGCCAAATTATCCCTAAAGAACGTCTCTACTTGTCTCATCAGTGTGGGTTTGCATCTTGTGATAGTGGCAATGAGCTATCAGAAAGCCAACAATGGGCAAAAATTGACCAAGGTCAAGCACTTGCGTTAGCCTTCTTTGGAGAATAA